GCCCGCTGTTGTTCACCAGCTTAATCACTTCGGCGGCCAGTCCCACCACCGTACCTTTAAAACCGGTACCATAGATGGCATCCACCACCATATCGGCACACATCAAAGAAATGTCCAGCTTTTGCAGGTCTTTCTCCGTGGTAAGCTGGTACACTCTTTCACCAAAGCGGTGCAATACTTGGTAATTCTGCTGGGCATCTCCTTTGAGATCCGCCGGGTTACACAACAGGAAAACAGTCACAAAAGCCCCCGCGTTGGAGAGGAGCCTGGCAATGGCCAACCCGTCTCCCCCGTTATTACCCCTGCCGGCTAGAATCACCACTCTTTTGCCGGCGGGTTTTCCTTCCCAGTACCAGTTCAACCATTCTACCACCCTCAAGCTGGCGTGCTCCATCAGCACCATACCGGGCAGGCCATAGTTGTTGATGGTTTCCCCGTCCAGCCGTGCCATTTCTTGGTTGGAAACTAAGAACATTGACCTTCCTCCTGTTCTCTCCCTTCGGCGATGACAAAAGCCACCGCCGTTGAATGATTGTGACTTAGGGATACGTGCCAGTGGGTGATGCCTAGCTGCTTTGCATAAAAGAGGCCCTTACCGGACAACTGTAAAGCCGGTGCCTGATTACCTTGCTTAATTACCTCAATGTTTTGCCAGGCAAAAGCGCCCATCCCTACTCCCAGGGCTTTCCTGGCGGCCTCCTTGGCGGCAAACCTGGCCGCTAGGGAAGGCCAGGGATTGGGCTTGGACAAACAGTACCTTAGTTCCTCACCGGTAAAGATTCTTTCCAGCAATTTCGGACGCCGCAAGACAGCGGCTTTGACCCGGTCTATTTCAATGATGTCGGTCCCTATACCCTTGATCATATAACACCCCTTGAGGCAGGCTTGCGCCGGGTTATGGTATTTATGTTCGTCATCCATCAAAACAACCCTGCCGTGGTTTGCAGAAATGTCTATCAGTTATTGACACACCGGTGCCTTTTAAGGCAACATGATAATAAACCGGCAGATTGACTCCGCGGAAAGGAGAAACCATAGATGGATAAGCAGGATTGGAAGCTTCTCTCGTTGATCCTTGGCTTTACGGCCATCGAAGTTCTTTTCGTCACTAGTGCCACCGTTCCCCGCTGGCTGGCGGCGGCGGCCCTGGTGGTGATAAACCTGGGCATTTTCGCCTGGCTGCGCAATTTCGGGCTGGAACCCTACTATCCCCCGGAGCCTGCCACCGAGAATGCTACCATTGAAGCTACCCTGGAATCCACCTTGCAGATCGCCCATGAAACGCTGCCGGTCCTGCGCCGGGGGCTTAACGAAGACACAGCCAAGAAAACGGCGGAGATCATTCAAAAAATCAGCGAAATGGCTGCCGTCGCCATTACTGACCGGGAAAAAGTACTGGCCTTCATCGGCGTCGGCTGCGATAAACACCTGCCCGGGGAACAGATCTTGACGGAAGCCACCCGGCAGGTGATCGCCACCGGGCAAATGAAAATTGTCTCGGACACTACTGCCTTAAACTGCAGCCGCTACGATTCCTGCGAATGTCCCCTGGGTTCGGCGGTGATTGTGCCCCTTAAAAACCGGGACGAGGTAGTGGGTACCCTGAAGCTGTATTCCACCTCCCATGGGCACCCGCCGCGTCACATCGTGCGGTTGGCCACGGGGATTGCCCAATTGTTGAGCATGCAAATGGAGCTGGCTGAAGTTGACCGGCAGGCCCAGCTGGTCACCCAGGCCCGGCTGGAAGCGCTCCACGCCCAGATTAACCCCCATTTCTTTTTCAATACGATTAATACCATTGTGATGTACAGCCGGACGGATCCGGAAAAAACCAGGCAGCTCTTAATCAACCTGGCGGAACTCTTCCGCAAGACCCTGAAACGCCCCGGCCCGTTCATCACCTTTAAAGAAGAGTTGGAATGCATTGAAACCTATTTCGCCCTGGAAGAAGCCAGGTTTGGGGACAAAATCCGGCTGGTCAAAAACATTGACGAATCCTTGCTCCATTATGAAA
The Clostridia bacterium genome window above contains:
- a CDS encoding holo-ACP synthase — its product is MDDEHKYHNPAQACLKGCYMIKGIGTDIIEIDRVKAAVLRRPKLLERIFTGEELRYCLSKPNPWPSLAARFAAKEAARKALGVGMGAFAWQNIEVIKQGNQAPALQLSGKGLFYAKQLGITHWHVSLSHNHSTAVAFVIAEGREQEEGQCS
- a CDS encoding histidine kinase; the protein is MDKQDWKLLSLILGFTAIEVLFVTSATVPRWLAAAALVVINLGIFAWLRNFGLEPYYPPEPATENATIEATLESTLQIAHETLPVLRRGLNEDTAKKTAEIIQKISEMAAVAITDREKVLAFIGVGCDKHLPGEQILTEATRQVIATGQMKIVSDTTALNCSRYDSCECPLGSAVIVPLKNRDEVVGTLKLYSTSHGHPPRHIVRLATGIAQLLSMQMELAEVDRQAQLVTQARLEALHAQINPHFFFNTINTIVMYSRTDPEKTRQLLINLAELFRKTLKRPGPFITFKEELECIETYFALEEARFGDKIRLVKNIDESLLHYEIPVLSIQPLVENAVKHGLSPKLGPGTVAISAQLKGRELRITISDDGVGIPPYRLNEVLKPGVGSGNGVGLSNVNERFKSLYGEDYGLRIQSKEGVGTKISLRVPLFHPAHAK